In a single window of the Ancylobacter polymorphus genome:
- a CDS encoding Crp/Fnr family transcriptional regulator, translating into MRLNEDDESGGNGGAVASSGGNNLLGALRPADFALLRAHLKRIDRPAGGVLYEPGDDVRHVYFPCGQTLVSFMVLLEDGRQVEITSIGREGAVGGIVSQGRLPAFARAVVQMEGPLLRLDSGELERAKEISPPLRNLFARYADCLLAQVFQSVACNATHSIDQRTAKWLLAAYDRTGDDTLRLTQEQLAAMLAVGRPYISRVLGEMKAAGAIEPRRGRIRITDAERLRGLCCGCHAAVKRHFDDVLSGVYPRANEVAGHGMVITNGPSFRP; encoded by the coding sequence ATGCGCCTCAACGAGGATGACGAGAGTGGCGGGAATGGCGGGGCGGTGGCCTCGTCGGGGGGCAACAACCTGCTCGGCGCGCTGCGCCCGGCCGATTTCGCGCTGCTGCGCGCCCATCTCAAGCGCATCGACCGGCCGGCCGGCGGTGTGCTCTACGAGCCGGGCGACGATGTGCGCCATGTCTATTTTCCCTGCGGGCAGACGCTCGTCTCCTTCATGGTGCTGCTGGAGGATGGCCGGCAGGTGGAGATCACCAGCATCGGCCGCGAGGGCGCGGTGGGCGGCATTGTCAGCCAGGGACGGCTGCCGGCCTTCGCCCGCGCCGTGGTGCAGATGGAGGGGCCGCTGCTGCGGCTCGACAGCGGCGAGCTGGAGCGGGCGAAGGAGATTTCCCCGCCGCTGCGCAACCTGTTCGCCCGCTATGCCGACTGCCTGCTGGCGCAGGTTTTTCAGTCGGTCGCCTGCAACGCCACCCACTCCATCGACCAGCGCACGGCGAAATGGCTGCTCGCCGCCTATGACCGCACCGGCGACGACACGCTGCGCCTCACCCAGGAACAGCTCGCCGCCATGCTGGCGGTGGGGCGGCCCTATATCAGCCGGGTGCTGGGGGAGATGAAGGCGGCCGGCGCCATCGAGCCGCGCCGCGGGCGCATCCGCATCACCGATGCGGAGCGGCTGCGCGGCCTGTGCTGCGGCTGCCATGCGGCGGTGAAGCGGCATTTCGACGACGTGCTGAGCGGCGTCTATCCCCGCGCCAATGAGGTGGCCGGCCACGGCATGGTCATCACCAACGGCCCGTCCTTCCGCCCGTGA
- a CDS encoding sensor histidine kinase, with amino-acid sequence MSDGAARQRVSETSGDPVAREGVDRSFFWSLVRAAQPLRRHPWLPDAVGVAMFGFALALRFAVDSVLPPGFPFLTFFPAVILTTFFCGLRPGITCAVLSTFAAWFFFIGPANGMRIDGQSLLALGFFVVIAAIDITLIHFTFNAADRLRREKETTARLYETQRTMFQELQHRVANNMQFVAALLSLQKRKVGQDARQAITALDEARSRLDTIARIHRQLYAPERLDLPTDQYLSQLCCDLVTASGTPGIGCTVDAPNLPLNVAQLTTLSMLVAEIVTNSLKHAFVGAESGMISITVLANGGKGYEMTIADDGRGLPPGADLSRSDGLGWRIIQSLASQLGGKVELATRVEPSRGTAVRVQFTLV; translated from the coding sequence ATGAGCGACGGTGCGGCCCGTCAGCGGGTGTCCGAAACCTCGGGCGACCCGGTCGCGCGCGAGGGCGTGGACCGTTCGTTCTTCTGGTCGCTGGTGCGTGCCGCCCAGCCCCTGCGCCGCCACCCCTGGCTGCCGGACGCGGTGGGGGTGGCGATGTTCGGCTTCGCCCTGGCGCTGCGCTTCGCGGTGGACAGCGTGCTGCCGCCGGGCTTTCCCTTCCTCACCTTCTTCCCGGCGGTGATTCTCACCACCTTCTTCTGCGGGCTGCGGCCGGGCATCACCTGCGCGGTCCTCTCCACCTTCGCCGCCTGGTTCTTCTTCATCGGTCCGGCCAACGGCATGCGGATCGACGGCCAGAGCCTGCTGGCGCTCGGCTTCTTCGTCGTCATCGCCGCCATCGACATCACGCTGATCCACTTCACCTTCAACGCCGCCGACCGGCTGCGGCGCGAGAAGGAAACCACCGCCCGGCTCTACGAGACGCAGCGCACCATGTTTCAGGAGCTGCAGCACCGCGTCGCCAACAACATGCAGTTCGTCGCCGCGCTGCTGTCGCTGCAGAAGCGCAAGGTGGGGCAGGATGCGCGCCAGGCGATCACCGCGCTGGACGAGGCGCGCTCGCGGCTCGACACCATCGCCCGCATCCACCGCCAGCTCTACGCGCCCGAGCGGCTGGACCTGCCCACCGACCAGTATCTGAGCCAGCTCTGCTGCGATCTCGTCACCGCCTCCGGCACGCCGGGCATCGGCTGCACGGTGGACGCGCCGAACCTGCCGCTCAACGTGGCCCAGCTCACCACCCTGTCCATGCTGGTGGCGGAGATCGTCACCAATTCGCTCAAGCACGCCTTTGTCGGCGCCGAGTCCGGCATGATCAGCATCACCGTGCTGGCCAATGGCGGCAAAGGCTATGAGATGACCATCGCCGATGACGGGCGCGGCCTGCCGCCCGGCGCCGACCTCTCGCGCAGCGACGGGCTCGGCTGGCGCATCATCCAGAGCCTGGCCTCCCAGCTCGGCGGCAAGGTGGAACTCGCCACGCGGGTCGAGCCCAGCCGCGGCACGGCGGTGCGGGTGCAGTTCACGCTGGTGTAA
- a CDS encoding dihydroorotase, giving the protein MTETFDLLLKGGTVVNQDGIAARDVGLRGGRIAGIGSFDASQAGETVDCTGLHLLPGVIDTQVHFREPGLDHKEDLESGSRAAVMGGVTGVFEMPNTNPLTTSAGALEDKLSRAHHRMHCDFAFFVGGTHDNVNDLPELEMLPGVPGVKVFIGSSTGSLLVADDPGVRAILKVIRRRAAFHCEDEPRLEERKGLRVPGDAASHPVWRDEIAALTATTRLVNLARSEGKRVHVLHITSQEEIEYLRGQKDVATVEVTPHHLTMDASWYATHGTMVQMNPPVREARHRTALWRGLSEGVVDVLGSDHAPHTREEKAKPYPASPSGMTGVQTLVPTMLDHVNAGRLTLERLVDLSSAGPARIFNIATKGRIAVGYDADFTIVDLKRRQTIRNEWIASKAGWTPYDGVEVTGWPVGTLIRGKRVMWEGELVTPAQGEAIRFLETLARG; this is encoded by the coding sequence ATGACCGAAACCTTCGATCTTCTCCTCAAGGGCGGCACGGTGGTGAATCAGGACGGCATCGCCGCCCGCGATGTCGGCCTACGTGGCGGGCGCATCGCCGGCATCGGGTCGTTCGATGCTTCCCAGGCGGGCGAGACGGTCGACTGCACCGGCCTGCATCTGCTGCCCGGCGTCATCGACACCCAGGTGCATTTCCGCGAGCCCGGCCTCGACCACAAGGAAGACCTCGAATCCGGCTCGCGCGCCGCCGTCATGGGCGGGGTCACCGGCGTGTTCGAAATGCCCAACACCAACCCGCTGACCACCTCGGCCGGGGCGCTGGAAGACAAGCTGTCGCGCGCCCATCACCGCATGCATTGCGACTTCGCCTTCTTCGTCGGCGGCACGCATGACAATGTAAACGACCTGCCGGAGCTGGAAATGCTGCCGGGCGTGCCCGGCGTGAAGGTGTTCATCGGCTCCTCCACCGGCTCGCTGCTGGTGGCCGACGATCCCGGCGTGCGGGCGATCCTAAAGGTCATCCGCCGCCGCGCCGCCTTCCATTGCGAGGACGAGCCGCGCCTTGAAGAGCGCAAGGGCCTGCGCGTGCCGGGCGACGCCGCCTCGCATCCGGTGTGGCGCGACGAGATCGCGGCGCTGACCGCCACCACGCGGCTGGTCAACCTCGCCCGCTCCGAGGGCAAGCGCGTGCATGTGCTGCACATCACTTCCCAGGAAGAGATCGAATATCTGCGCGGCCAGAAGGATGTCGCCACCGTCGAGGTGACGCCGCATCACCTCACCATGGACGCGTCCTGGTACGCCACCCATGGCACAATGGTGCAGATGAACCCGCCGGTGCGCGAAGCCCGCCACAGGACGGCGCTGTGGCGCGGCCTGTCCGAGGGCGTGGTCGACGTGCTCGGCTCCGACCATGCCCCGCACACGCGGGAAGAAAAGGCCAAGCCCTACCCGGCGAGCCCCTCGGGTATGACCGGGGTGCAGACCCTCGTGCCCACCATGCTCGACCATGTGAATGCCGGCCGCCTGACGCTGGAGCGCCTCGTCGATCTCTCCAGCGCCGGCCCGGCGCGCATCTTCAACATCGCCACCAAGGGCCGCATCGCGGTGGGCTATGACGCCGACTTCACCATTGTCGACCTCAAGCGGCGCCAGACCATCCGCAATGAATGGATCGCCTCCAAGGCCGGCTGGACGCCCTATGACGGGGTGGAAGTCACCGGCTGGCCGGTCGGCACGCTCATCCGCGGCAAGCGGGTGATGTGGGAGGGCGAACTCGTCACCCCGGCGCAGGGCGAGGCCATCCGCTTCCTGGAAACGCTGGCGCGGGGGTGA
- a CDS encoding RidA family protein encodes MPRRTLQPPQLFDSRPWGFSQVSISPPGTLVHVAGQVAWDAEGKVSAVGREAQLRQVLRQVILAVEAAGGSADDIQMLRLYMPGFQSGPEAELVGRVLAETFGTENPPSSTWIGVDALAQPEYLVEVDAVAVIPTP; translated from the coding sequence ATGCCCCGCCGCACCCTGCAGCCGCCGCAGCTCTTCGACAGCCGCCCCTGGGGCTTCTCGCAGGTCAGCATCTCCCCGCCCGGCACGCTGGTGCATGTGGCCGGGCAGGTGGCGTGGGATGCGGAAGGAAAAGTCAGCGCGGTGGGGCGCGAGGCGCAGCTGCGGCAGGTGCTGCGCCAGGTCATCCTGGCGGTGGAAGCCGCCGGCGGCAGCGCCGACGACATCCAGATGCTGCGCCTCTATATGCCCGGCTTCCAGTCCGGCCCGGAGGCGGAGCTCGTCGGCCGGGTGCTGGCGGAAACCTTCGGCACGGAAAACCCGCCGAGCTCCACCTGGATCGGCGTCGACGCCCTCGCCCAGCCGGAATACCTCGTCGAGGTCGACGCGGTGGCGGTGATCCCCACGCCGTAA
- the argB gene encoding acetylglutamate kinase codes for MTAETPAPAAEPIDDHTKARVLVQALPHMQRYDDAIIVVKYGGHAMGDEQVARDFAQDIVLLEQSGVNPVVVHGGGPQIGAMLAKLGIKSEFAAGLRITDKATVEIVEMVLAGSINKSLVGFINEAGGKALGLSGKDGNMVVASKVTRSVRDPDSNLEQVVDLGFVGEPETVDTTVLDQILGRELIPVLAPVATGKDGGTFNVNADTFAGAIAGALGAKRLLLLTDVPGVLDADKQLIKELTIAQARALIADGTISGGMIPKVETCIYALEQGVEGVVILDGKVPHAVLLELLTDHGAGTLITR; via the coding sequence ATGACCGCCGAAACCCCCGCGCCTGCCGCCGAACCGATCGACGACCACACCAAGGCCCGCGTGCTGGTGCAGGCGCTGCCGCACATGCAGCGCTATGACGACGCCATCATCGTGGTGAAATATGGCGGCCACGCCATGGGCGACGAGCAGGTGGCGCGGGATTTCGCGCAGGACATCGTGCTGCTCGAACAGTCCGGCGTGAACCCTGTGGTGGTGCATGGCGGCGGGCCGCAGATCGGCGCCATGCTGGCCAAGCTCGGCATCAAGTCGGAATTCGCCGCCGGGCTGCGCATCACCGACAAGGCCACCGTCGAGATCGTCGAGATGGTGCTGGCCGGCTCGATCAATAAATCCCTCGTCGGCTTCATCAATGAGGCCGGCGGCAAGGCGCTGGGCCTGTCCGGCAAGGACGGCAACATGGTCGTCGCCTCCAAGGTGACGCGCTCGGTGCGCGACCCGGATTCCAATCTCGAACAGGTGGTCGATCTTGGCTTCGTCGGCGAGCCCGAGACGGTGGACACCACCGTGCTCGACCAGATTCTCGGCCGCGAGCTGATCCCGGTGCTGGCGCCCGTCGCCACCGGCAAGGATGGCGGCACGTTCAACGTCAATGCCGACACCTTCGCCGGCGCCATTGCCGGCGCGCTCGGCGCCAAGCGGCTGCTGCTGCTGACCGACGTGCCCGGCGTGCTCGACGCCGACAAGCAGCTGATCAAGGAACTGACCATCGCCCAGGCGCGGGCGCTGATCGCCGACGGCACCATTTCCGGCGGCATGATCCCCAAGGTCGAAACCTGCATCTATGCGCTGGAGCAGGGCGTCGAAGGGGTGGTGATCCTCGACGGCAAGGTGCCGCATGCGGTGCTGCTGGAACTGCTGACCGACCACGGTGCCGGCACGCTCATCACCCGCTGA
- a CDS encoding MATE family efflux transporter, producing MDTTAPRKPLKARFVEGSTMRHVATMTAAGSVGLMAVFVVDLLNLFYISLLGEEELAAAIGYAGTVMFFTTSVGIGVMIAGSALVSRAIGSGRIEDGRRLSTSSLVYMALATGAMTLALLPFLGPLLALLGATGRTLELARDFLLIVLPSTPLLGLGMAASGTLRGIGDARRSMWVTLSGGLTTAVLDPLLILALGLGVEGAAIATVLARVVMVAYGLNAVIKVHKLAARPRLPDFLADVAPLSAIAVPAILTNVATPVGNAYITFALAPHGDAAVAAWAVIGRLIPVAFGPLFALTGAIGPVIGQNVGARRYDRVRQTVRDSLKLIIAYVLGVWLILALARQPLAGLFGLSAEGVALVEFFCLYAAGAYVFFGALFVANAAFNNLGAPLLSTLFNWGRATLGTIPFVWLGSRWYGVEGVIAGQALGSVFFGVAALICAFAVVRRLQAGTPPPAPTTALAGPELPPFSRGEDAPAIETAAGVFPRAEENG from the coding sequence ATGGACACGACCGCCCCCCGCAAGCCGCTGAAGGCCCGCTTCGTCGAAGGCTCGACGATGCGCCATGTCGCCACCATGACCGCCGCCGGCTCGGTCGGGCTGATGGCGGTGTTCGTCGTCGATCTGCTCAACCTGTTCTACATCTCGCTGCTCGGCGAGGAGGAGCTGGCGGCGGCCATCGGCTATGCCGGCACGGTGATGTTCTTCACCACCTCGGTCGGCATCGGCGTGATGATCGCCGGCTCGGCGCTGGTGTCGCGGGCGATCGGCAGCGGGCGGATCGAGGACGGGCGGCGGCTCTCCACCTCCTCCCTCGTCTATATGGCGCTCGCCACCGGGGCGATGACGCTGGCCCTGCTGCCGTTTCTGGGCCCCCTGCTGGCGCTGCTCGGCGCCACCGGGCGCACGCTGGAACTGGCGCGCGACTTCCTGCTCATCGTGCTGCCCTCCACCCCGCTGCTCGGCCTCGGCATGGCGGCGTCGGGCACGCTGCGCGGCATTGGCGATGCGCGGCGCTCCATGTGGGTCACGCTGTCGGGCGGGCTCACCACCGCCGTGCTCGACCCGCTGCTCATCCTCGCTCTCGGCCTCGGCGTCGAGGGCGCGGCGATCGCCACCGTGCTCGCCCGCGTCGTCATGGTCGCCTATGGGCTGAACGCGGTGATAAAGGTGCACAAGCTCGCCGCGCGCCCGCGCCTGCCGGATTTTCTCGCCGATGTCGCCCCGCTCTCGGCCATCGCCGTGCCGGCCATCCTCACCAATGTCGCGACGCCGGTGGGCAATGCCTACATCACCTTCGCCCTCGCCCCGCATGGCGATGCGGCGGTGGCGGCCTGGGCCGTGATCGGCCGGCTGATCCCGGTCGCCTTCGGCCCGCTCTTCGCCCTCACCGGCGCCATCGGCCCGGTGATCGGCCAGAATGTCGGCGCCCGGCGTTATGACCGGGTGCGGCAGACGGTGCGCGACAGCCTGAAGCTCATCATCGCCTATGTGCTCGGCGTCTGGTTGATCCTGGCGCTGGCCCGCCAGCCGCTCGCCGGGCTGTTCGGCCTGTCGGCGGAAGGCGTGGCGCTGGTGGAATTCTTCTGCCTCTATGCCGCCGGGGCCTATGTGTTCTTCGGCGCGCTGTTCGTCGCCAATGCCGCCTTCAACAATCTCGGCGCGCCGCTGCTCTCCACCCTGTTCAACTGGGGGCGGGCGACGCTCGGCACCATTCCCTTCGTCTGGCTCGGCAGCCGCTGGTATGGCGTCGAAGGCGTCATCGCCGGCCAGGCGCTGGGCTCGGTGTTCTTCGGCGTGGCGGCGCTGATCTGCGCCTTTGCCGTGGTGCGCCGGCTGCAGGCCGGCACCCCGCCGCCGGCGCCGACGACCGCGCTCGCCGGGCCGGAACTGCCGCCCTTCTCGCGCGGCGAGGACGCCCCGGCGATCGAGACCGCCGCCGGGGTCTTTCCTCGCGCCGAGGAGAACGGATAG
- a CDS encoding MmcB family DNA repair protein encodes MSDTAFADLVLPPDGRQSETARAIQRGALRYLAARGLVGVPEFSLASGRRADIAALDLRGEVWVVEIKSSVTDFRTDRKWTEYRAHCDRLFFAVGPDFPLEILPEDTGILVADAFGAGLVREAPLHALAGATRKALTLRFARAAAGRLMGLMDPEALRGVVL; translated from the coding sequence ATGAGCGACACCGCCTTTGCCGACCTCGTCCTGCCCCCGGACGGGCGCCAGTCCGAAACCGCCCGCGCCATCCAGCGCGGGGCGCTGCGCTATCTCGCCGCGCGCGGGCTGGTGGGCGTGCCGGAATTCAGCCTCGCCTCCGGCCGGCGGGCGGACATCGCCGCGCTGGACCTGCGCGGCGAGGTGTGGGTGGTGGAGATCAAATCCTCGGTCACCGATTTCCGCACCGACCGCAAATGGACGGAGTACCGCGCCCATTGCGACCGGCTGTTCTTCGCCGTCGGGCCGGATTTCCCGCTGGAGATCCTGCCCGAGGACACCGGCATTCTCGTCGCTGACGCCTTCGGCGCCGGGCTGGTGCGCGAGGCGCCGCTGCACGCGCTGGCCGGGGCGACGCGCAAGGCGCTGACCCTGCGCTTCGCCCGCGCCGCCGCCGGACGGCTGATGGGGCTGATGGACCCCGAGGCGCTGCGCGGCGTGGTGCTTTAG
- the mutS gene encoding DNA mismatch repair protein MutS, which produces MDQLENSPAPVSPKAADTERVTPMMAQYIEIKAANPGSLLFYRMGDFYELFLDDAEIAARALGIVLTKRGKHQGEDIPMCGVPVDRAEEYLHKLIAAGHRVAVCEQMEPPAEAKKRGPKSVVKRDVIRLVTPGTLTEDALLDARRENVLASLARVKGSGEEGDGYVYALAFADISTGSFRVAETDSTRLSADLARIEPAELLVADAVYEDAELRPLWRSLPAVTPLPKESFDGATAGRRIAGFFQVATLDSFGSFSRAELAAAAAIVAYIERTQLGARPPLGRPQREASTEAMIIDPATRANLEILRTTTGERTGSLCAAVDRTVTSAGARLLARRLAEPLTDPARIAERLDAVECLVEETSLRAQLRDQLAGVPDLARALSRVALGRAGPRDLAAIGRGLKEGAAIAGLIADAPAPAELQAAARALGGVDPALAARLTAALDDELPLNRRDGGFIRPGYHAELDATRALRDESRRVVAALERRYVEETGVRALKIRHNAVLGYFVEVSQQNADRLREPPFDAIFMHRQTMAGAMRFTSTELAELEARIASAGDRALALEQLLFDELVAAVTAETEAIRACAEALAVIDVTAGLAKLAVDENHVRPEVDNGLDFRIEAGRHPVVEQALRRDGGPFVANECELSPPEGARAGRIWLVTGPNMAGKSTFLRQNALIAILAQAGAFVPARLARIGVVDRLFSRVGAADDLARGRSTFMVEMVETAAILNQATERSLVILDEIGRGTATFDGLSIAWASLEHLHEANRCRGLFATHFHELTALSQRLNRLVNATVKVKEWEGEVIFLHEVVPGAADRSYGIQVAKLAGLPHAVVERARAVLTELESADRAAPTQRILDDLPLFAALNRAPPPAAAVKADPVAAAVKDALAGIDPDEMTPREALEALYRLKAAAKGG; this is translated from the coding sequence ATGGATCAGCTCGAGAACAGCCCCGCGCCCGTATCGCCCAAGGCGGCCGACACCGAGCGCGTCACTCCGATGATGGCGCAGTACATCGAGATCAAGGCCGCCAACCCCGGCAGCCTGCTGTTCTACCGCATGGGCGATTTCTACGAGCTCTTCCTCGACGACGCCGAAATCGCCGCCCGCGCGCTCGGCATCGTGCTCACCAAGCGCGGCAAGCACCAGGGCGAGGACATCCCGATGTGCGGGGTGCCGGTGGACCGGGCGGAGGAATATCTCCACAAGCTCATCGCCGCCGGCCACCGCGTCGCCGTGTGCGAGCAGATGGAGCCGCCCGCCGAGGCGAAGAAGCGCGGTCCGAAAAGCGTCGTGAAGCGCGACGTGATCCGCCTCGTCACCCCCGGCACGCTCACCGAGGACGCGCTGCTCGACGCGCGGCGCGAGAACGTGCTGGCCAGCCTCGCCCGGGTGAAGGGCAGCGGCGAGGAGGGCGACGGCTATGTCTATGCGCTCGCCTTCGCCGATATCTCCACCGGCTCCTTCCGCGTCGCCGAAACCGACAGCACCCGGCTTTCCGCCGACCTCGCCCGCATCGAGCCGGCCGAACTCCTCGTCGCCGACGCGGTCTATGAGGATGCCGAGCTGCGCCCGCTCTGGCGCAGCCTGCCCGCCGTGACGCCGCTGCCGAAGGAGAGCTTCGACGGCGCCACCGCCGGGCGGCGCATCGCCGGCTTCTTCCAGGTGGCGACGCTGGATTCCTTCGGCAGCTTCTCCCGCGCCGAACTTGCCGCCGCCGCCGCCATCGTCGCCTATATCGAGCGCACCCAGCTCGGCGCCCGCCCGCCGCTCGGCCGGCCGCAGCGCGAGGCCTCCACCGAGGCGATGATCATCGACCCGGCGACGCGGGCCAATCTCGAAATCCTGCGCACCACCACCGGCGAGCGCACGGGGAGCCTGTGCGCCGCCGTGGACCGCACCGTTACCTCCGCCGGGGCGCGGCTGCTCGCCCGCCGCCTCGCCGAGCCGCTGACTGACCCCGCCCGCATCGCTGAACGGCTCGACGCGGTGGAATGCCTCGTCGAGGAAACCAGCCTGCGCGCGCAATTGCGCGACCAGCTCGCCGGTGTGCCGGACCTCGCCCGCGCGCTGTCCCGCGTCGCGCTCGGCCGCGCCGGGCCGCGCGACCTCGCCGCCATCGGGCGCGGGCTGAAGGAGGGCGCCGCCATCGCCGGGCTGATCGCCGACGCCCCGGCCCCGGCGGAACTGCAGGCCGCCGCCCGGGCGCTGGGCGGGGTCGATCCCGCCTTGGCGGCGAGGCTCACCGCCGCGCTCGACGATGAATTGCCGCTCAACCGCCGCGACGGCGGCTTCATCCGCCCCGGCTATCATGCCGAGCTCGACGCCACCCGCGCCCTGCGCGACGAGAGCCGGCGCGTGGTGGCGGCGCTGGAGCGGCGCTATGTCGAGGAAACCGGGGTCCGCGCGCTCAAGATCCGGCACAATGCGGTGCTCGGCTATTTCGTCGAGGTGAGCCAGCAGAACGCCGACCGGCTGCGCGAGCCGCCTTTCGACGCCATCTTCATGCACCGCCAGACCATGGCGGGAGCGATGCGCTTCACCTCCACCGAACTCGCCGAGCTGGAAGCCAGGATCGCCAGCGCCGGCGACCGCGCACTGGCGCTGGAACAGCTGCTGTTCGACGAGCTGGTCGCGGCGGTGACGGCCGAGACCGAGGCGATCCGCGCCTGCGCCGAGGCGCTGGCGGTGATCGACGTCACCGCCGGCCTCGCCAAGCTGGCGGTGGACGAGAACCATGTGCGCCCGGAGGTGGATAACGGGCTCGATTTCCGCATCGAGGCCGGGCGCCACCCGGTCGTGGAGCAGGCGCTGCGCCGCGATGGCGGGCCGTTCGTCGCCAATGAGTGCGAGCTTTCCCCGCCCGAGGGCGCCCGCGCCGGGCGCATCTGGCTGGTCACCGGCCCCAACATGGCGGGCAAGTCGACCTTCCTGCGCCAGAACGCGCTCATCGCCATCCTCGCCCAGGCCGGCGCCTTCGTGCCGGCGCGGCTGGCGCGCATCGGGGTGGTCGACCGGCTGTTCTCTCGCGTCGGCGCGGCGGACGATCTGGCGCGCGGGCGCTCCACCTTCATGGTCGAGATGGTGGAAACCGCCGCCATCCTCAACCAGGCCACCGAGCGCTCGCTGGTGATCCTCGACGAGATCGGGCGCGGCACCGCCACCTTCGACGGCCTGTCCATCGCCTGGGCGAGCCTGGAGCATCTGCACGAGGCCAATCGCTGCCGTGGCCTGTTCGCCACCCATTTCCACGAGCTCACCGCCCTGTCCCAGCGCCTCAACCGCCTCGTCAACGCGACGGTGAAGGTGAAGGAATGGGAGGGCGAGGTGATCTTCCTGCACGAGGTGGTGCCCGGCGCGGCGGACCGTTCCTATGGCATCCAGGTCGCCAAGCTCGCCGGCCTGCCGCATGCGGTGGTGGAGCGCGCCCGCGCCGTGCTGACGGAGCTGGAATCCGCCGACCGCGCCGCGCCGACGCAGCGCATTCTCGACGATCTCCCGCTCTTCGCCGCGCTCAACCGCGCCCCGCCCCCCGCAGCGGCGGTGAAGGCCGACCCGGTGGCGGCGGCGGTGAAGGACGCGCTGGCCGGGATCGACCCTGACGAGATGACCCCGCGCGAGGCGCTGGAAGCGCTCTACCGGCTGAAGGCAGCGGCCAAGGGCGGGTGA
- a CDS encoding polyhydroxyalkanoate depolymerase: MLYAAYQAQSDLFDPLRLAARLSRQMLGTMGEAMGGLHDTPLLRNLSAGFEMIERAGLSHERPPFAIGTVTVGNREVEVREEVALALPFGSLLHFAKDVDQKQPRLLVVAPLSGHFATLLLDTVKTLLPENDVYITDWHNARDVPLTDGGFGFDDYVAHVIRFLEEIGPGGHVLAVCQPCVQVLAAGAVMAQENNPAQPLSMTLMAGPVDTRINPTKVNELATSKPIDWFAQNLIATVPPGFKGAGRRVYPGFIQVGAFMAMNMERHVKAHVGLYENLAMGEHEKAATTKTFYDEYFAVLDLAAEFYLETIAKVFQQHELPRGVLTYRGERIDFRAIRRTALLTVEGERDDICAVGQTVAAQDICASLRPHLRRHHMQAGVGHYGVFSGRRWKGQVYPLVRNHILAADA, from the coding sequence ATGCTTTATGCCGCCTATCAGGCCCAGTCCGACCTGTTCGATCCGCTCCGCCTCGCGGCCAGGCTGTCGCGGCAGATGCTCGGCACGATGGGCGAGGCGATGGGCGGCCTCCACGACACGCCGCTGCTGCGCAACCTCTCGGCCGGCTTCGAGATGATCGAGCGCGCGGGGCTGAGCCATGAGCGCCCGCCCTTCGCCATCGGCACGGTGACGGTGGGCAACCGCGAGGTGGAGGTGCGCGAGGAGGTGGCGCTGGCGCTGCCCTTCGGCTCGCTGCTGCATTTCGCCAAGGATGTCGACCAGAAGCAGCCGCGCCTGCTCGTCGTCGCGCCGCTGTCCGGCCATTTCGCCACGCTGCTGCTGGACACGGTGAAGACGCTGCTGCCGGAAAACGATGTCTACATCACCGACTGGCACAATGCGCGCGACGTGCCGCTCACCGACGGCGGGTTCGGCTTCGACGATTACGTCGCCCATGTCATCCGCTTTCTGGAAGAGATCGGGCCGGGCGGGCATGTGCTCGCCGTGTGCCAGCCCTGCGTGCAGGTGCTCGCCGCCGGGGCGGTCATGGCGCAGGAAAACAACCCCGCCCAGCCGCTCTCCATGACGCTGATGGCCGGGCCGGTGGATACCCGCATCAACCCGACCAAGGTGAACGAGCTCGCCACCTCCAAGCCGATCGACTGGTTCGCGCAGAACCTCATCGCCACCGTGCCGCCGGGCTTCAAGGGGGCGGGGCGGCGGGTCTATCCCGGCTTCATCCAGGTCGGCGCCTTCATGGCGATGAACATGGAGCGCCATGTGAAGGCGCATGTCGGGCTGTATGAGAACCTCGCCATGGGCGAGCACGAGAAGGCGGCGACCACCAAGACCTTCTATGACGAATATTTCGCCGTGCTCGACCTCGCCGCCGAGTTCTATCTGGAGACCATCGCCAAGGTGTTCCAGCAGCACGAATTGCCGCGCGGCGTGCTGACCTATCGCGGCGAGCGCATCGATTTCCGCGCCATCCGCCGCACCGCCCTGCTCACCGTGGAGGGCGAGCGCGACGACATCTGCGCCGTCGGCCAGACGGTGGCGGCGCAGGACATCTGCGCCTCGCTGCGCCCGCATCTGCGCCGCCACCACATGCAGGCCGGCGTCGGCCATTACGGCGTGTTCTCCGGCCGCCGCTGGAAGGGCCAGGTCTATCCGCTGGTGCGCAACCACATCCTCGCCGCCGATGCGTGA